The following proteins come from a genomic window of Gossypium raimondii isolate GPD5lz chromosome 5, ASM2569854v1, whole genome shotgun sequence:
- the LOC105765946 gene encoding pathogenesis-related thaumatin-like protein 3.5, translating into MDQLLPLLFILLMLSSGAKVYECARTFTIINNCKDTIWPGIIPGESFNGGGLELKSHQSIVFDAPVGWSGRIWGRTGCKFDDNGNGPCQTGDCGQTLKCGVAGKTPVSLAEFTLATLDFYDVSLVDGFNLPLSVTPINGKGNCSTAGCNSDVRHNCPSELAVKAKGKVIACRSACDVFDTDEYCCRGTYGNPSTCRPTYYSNIFKSACPTSYSYAYDDPTSIFTCSGADYVITFCSTRNQPVCTYHDHKLVCKNKANGLNPSVGRWWATLLAPLLMANLRFLL; encoded by the exons GGGCAAAAGTGTATGAATGTGCAAGAACCTTCACCATTATAAACAATTGCAAGGATACTATCTGGCCTGGAATTATCCCTGGTGAAAGCTTTAATGGTGGAGGTCTTGAATTAAAATCACACCAATCTATCGTCTTTGACGCCCCGGTTGGCTGGAGTGGCCGCATATGGGGTCGAACTGGTTGCAAGTTCGACGACAATGGAAATGGTCCATGCCAAACAGGGGACTGTGGCCAAACCCTTAAGTGCGGAGTTGCCGGCAAAACCCCGGTATCACTCGCTGAGTTTACACTTGCTACTCTTGATTTTTACGATGTTAGCCTCGTTGACGGATTCAATCTGCCACTATCCGTTACACCGATAAACGGTAAGGGAAATTGTTCCACTGCTGGATGTAACTCTGACGTCAGGCATAATTGCCCTTCCGAACTCGCTGTCAAGGCCAAAGGGAAGGTTATAGCTTGCCGAAGCGCATGCGACGTGTTTGACACCGACGAATATTGTTGCCGAGGGACATATGGAAACCCTTCAACTTGTCGACCTACATATTATTCCAACATTTTCAAGTCTGCATGCCCTACTTCCTATAGTTATGCATATGATGATCCTACTAGTATTTTCACTTGTTCTGGTGCAGATTATGTCATCACCTTCTGCTCAACCAG GAATCAACCAGTATGCACATATCATGATCACAAGCTTGTTTGCAAGAACAAAGCAAATGGTTTAAACCCATCGGTAGGAAGATGGTGGGCAACTCTACTTGCACCACTCTTGATGGCTAATCTCAGGTTCCTTTTATAA